Proteins from a genomic interval of Nocardia sp. BMG51109:
- a CDS encoding MerR family transcriptional regulator, protein MGERMWRIGELARETGVTTRALHHYDRLGLLVPSSRTSGGHRCYTGADVRRLHRIVALRDFGFRLDEIAALLDAEPEADPREVVRQQLAIVDERIARAVRLRSRLLGVLGGLGTVAEPSVTEFLQLIEETMTMSRPLTQEEFDRMRQRRQEFAAQLSAKELAALSKRREEALAVLSPEQRERMERERRRVLPPGWSPPAPGAARP, encoded by the coding sequence GTGGGCGAGCGGATGTGGCGGATCGGGGAGCTGGCCCGGGAGACCGGGGTGACCACCCGTGCGCTGCACCACTACGACCGGCTCGGCCTGCTGGTGCCGTCGTCGCGGACGTCGGGTGGTCATCGGTGCTATACGGGGGCCGATGTCCGGCGGCTGCATCGCATCGTGGCGTTGCGGGACTTCGGCTTCCGGCTCGACGAGATCGCGGCCCTGCTGGACGCCGAGCCGGAAGCCGATCCGCGCGAGGTGGTTCGGCAGCAGCTCGCGATCGTCGACGAACGAATCGCCCGGGCGGTCCGGTTGCGGTCGCGGCTGCTCGGTGTGCTCGGCGGGCTCGGCACGGTGGCCGAACCGTCGGTGACGGAGTTCCTGCAACTGATCGAGGAGACGATGACGATGAGCCGGCCACTGACCCAGGAGGAATTCGACCGGATGCGGCAGCGCCGCCAAGAGTTCGCGGCGCAGCTGAGCGCGAAAGAGCTTGCGGCACTGTCGAAGCGGCGCGAGGAGGCGCTGGCCGTGCTGAGCCCCGAGCAGCGGGAGCGGATGGAGCGGGAGCGTCGCCGCGTGCTGCCGCCGGGGTGGTCGCCGCCCGCACCCGGCGCCGCACGACCGTGA
- a CDS encoding AMP-binding protein has product MRRVPDEVASRYEASGWWTPDTLGSLLDRHLELARGEGFHVHSEVRPFEGSLRDVETVARRLAAGLRARGVGPGDVVAFQLPNWMEAAATFWASAFLGAVVVPIVHFYGAKELAFILDSVAPRVFVTAERFGRSSHDPALSARVPIVGVVGRDFDALLAPEPMCGVVETDPAAPALIAFTSGTTRDPKGVVHSHRSLVFETRQLIANYPPGDPGRQLMGLPVGHFIGMLGAFLIPVLRGGPIDMCDVWNPERVLALMDSDGVAVAGGPPYFVTSLLDRPEFTTAHLRYVSQVGLGGSAVPAAVTRRLSGLGIVVTRSYGSTEHPSVTGSAPDAPEDKRLFTDGRPRPGVEIRLTGDGEILSRGPDLCLGYTDPALTERVFDADGWYHTGDIGVLDADGYLTITDRKSDIIIRGGENISALEVEEVLLALPAVAEAAVVAAPDPRLGEHPAAVLRIRPGHAMPTTDEVREHFRRAGIARQKWPEQLHEIDDYPRTASGKVQKYKLRRDIAGHDAIPLSH; this is encoded by the coding sequence CTGCGTCGCGTGCCGGACGAGGTGGCGAGCCGGTACGAGGCGAGCGGTTGGTGGACGCCCGACACCCTCGGCAGCCTGCTCGACAGGCATCTGGAACTCGCTCGTGGCGAAGGGTTTCACGTCCATTCCGAGGTGCGCCCGTTCGAGGGGTCGCTGCGCGACGTCGAGACGGTCGCGCGGCGGCTGGCGGCGGGGCTGCGGGCCCGCGGCGTCGGGCCGGGCGACGTGGTGGCCTTCCAGCTGCCGAACTGGATGGAGGCGGCGGCGACGTTCTGGGCCTCGGCTTTTCTCGGCGCCGTCGTGGTGCCGATCGTGCACTTCTACGGCGCCAAGGAACTCGCCTTCATCCTCGACAGCGTCGCACCGCGCGTCTTCGTCACCGCCGAGCGGTTCGGCCGGTCGAGCCACGACCCGGCGCTGAGCGCCCGCGTGCCGATCGTCGGCGTCGTGGGTCGTGACTTCGACGCGCTGCTGGCGCCCGAGCCGATGTGCGGCGTCGTCGAAACCGACCCGGCCGCACCGGCTTTGATCGCGTTCACGTCGGGCACCACCCGAGATCCGAAGGGCGTGGTGCACTCGCACCGGTCGCTGGTCTTCGAGACCCGCCAGCTGATCGCGAACTATCCGCCGGGCGACCCGGGCCGCCAGCTGATGGGGCTTCCGGTGGGGCATTTCATCGGCATGCTGGGCGCCTTCCTGATTCCGGTGCTGCGCGGCGGGCCCATCGACATGTGCGACGTCTGGAATCCGGAGCGGGTGCTGGCGCTGATGGACAGCGACGGCGTGGCGGTGGCAGGCGGCCCGCCGTACTTCGTGACCAGCCTGCTCGACCGCCCCGAGTTCACCACCGCTCATCTGCGCTACGTCAGCCAGGTCGGGCTCGGTGGCTCGGCCGTCCCCGCGGCGGTGACGCGGCGGCTGTCGGGCCTCGGCATCGTGGTCACCCGGTCCTACGGCAGCACCGAACATCCCTCCGTCACCGGCTCCGCGCCCGACGCACCGGAGGACAAGCGGTTGTTCACCGACGGCCGGCCGCGTCCCGGCGTGGAGATCCGGCTGACCGGCGACGGCGAAATCCTCAGCCGCGGACCGGATCTGTGCCTGGGCTATACGGATCCGGCGCTGACCGAGCGGGTCTTCGACGCCGACGGCTGGTACCACACCGGCGATATCGGCGTCCTCGACGCCGACGGCTACCTGACGATCACGGATCGCAAGTCCGACATCATCATTCGCGGCGGCGAGAACATCAGCGCGCTGGAGGTCGAGGAGGTGCTGCTCGCCCTGCCCGCGGTGGCCGAGGCCGCGGTGGTGGCCGCACCCGACCCGCGGCTCGGCGAGCATCCGGCGGCGGTCCTGCGGATCCGGCCCGGCCACGCGATGCCGACGACGGACGAGGTGCGGGAGCATTTCCGGCGCGCCGGGATCGCCCGCCAGAAATGGCCCGAACAACTGCACGAGATCGACGACTATCCCCGGACGGCCAGCGGCAAGGTGCAGAAGTACAAGCTTCGCCGAGATATCGCAGGGCACGACGCAATTCCCTTATCGCACTGA
- a CDS encoding alpha/beta hydrolase family protein codes for MIRTLLRGSVIPAVLVAAGALLGAAPAAAEAPDGSSVTGTWPVDGRTVQLRVHSAAMNTDIMVNVQRPADTGAPAPVLYLLNGGGGGQDTATWQRNTDVLGFLSDKQVYVVQPVGGKWSYYTDWRAPDPKLGVYKWKTFLTEELPPLIDAEFATTGANAVAGLSTSGTSVLQLPIAEPGLYRAVAAYSGCAQISDPLGRQFVKMSVESWGGGDTVNMYGPDDDPMWAANDPYLHADGLRGLAMFISHSWGYWQDALKRSWPVLASGLGVPV; via the coding sequence ATGATTCGCACACTGCTGCGCGGCAGCGTGATTCCCGCCGTGCTGGTGGCGGCCGGCGCCCTGCTGGGGGCGGCGCCGGCGGCCGCGGAGGCGCCGGACGGCTCGTCGGTGACCGGCACGTGGCCGGTGGACGGGCGCACCGTGCAGTTGCGGGTGCACTCCGCGGCGATGAACACCGACATCATGGTGAACGTGCAGCGCCCGGCCGACACCGGCGCGCCCGCCCCGGTGCTGTATCTGCTCAACGGCGGTGGGGGAGGCCAGGATACGGCCACCTGGCAGCGCAACACCGATGTGCTCGGGTTCCTGTCCGACAAGCAGGTCTACGTGGTGCAGCCCGTCGGCGGCAAGTGGAGTTACTACACCGACTGGCGCGCGCCGGACCCGAAACTCGGTGTGTACAAATGGAAGACGTTCCTCACCGAGGAACTGCCGCCGCTGATCGACGCCGAATTCGCCACCACCGGCGCGAATGCAGTTGCGGGGCTGTCCACCTCGGGCACCTCGGTGCTGCAGCTGCCGATCGCCGAGCCGGGGCTGTACCGGGCGGTGGCCGCCTACAGCGGCTGCGCGCAGATCAGCGATCCGCTCGGGCGGCAGTTCGTGAAGATGTCGGTGGAGAGCTGGGGCGGCGGCGACACGGTGAACATGTACGGCCCCGACGACGACCCGATGTGGGCGGCCAACGATCCCTACCTGCACGCCGACGGGCTGCGCGGGCTGGCGATGTTCATCTCGCATTCGTGGGGGTACTGGCAGGATGCGCTGAAGCGGTCGTGGCCGGTGCTGGCCTCGGGGCTCGGCGTGCCCGTATGA
- a CDS encoding glycoside hydrolase family 38 C-terminal domain-containing protein, whose product MHDDRRLIEDRLHRVLPERIVPAIYPESVPMAASLWVAPDEPVPVAEGLAAPRTPVEPGAAWGAPWGTSWLTVEGTVPAAWAGRTVEAIVDLGFDRNMPGFQCEGLVYRPDGSPVKGLQPRNQWVRVAAPAAGGERVVLHVEAASNPIIPFFTPNPLGDKPTAGDRPQYRLGRLDLAVFDDRVWHLVQDLEVLGELMHELPEDSGRRHDITRAIDSALDAVDLQDVNGTAAAARACLAEVLARPAAPSAHAISAVGHAHIDTAWLWPLRETVRKVARTAANMTALLDDEPEFVYAMSQAAQYDFLKQHRPEVYERVRKAVSDGRFLPAGGMWVESDTNMPGSEAMARQFVHGKRFFLAEFGIENREAWLPDTFGFAAGLPQIIKAAGSDRLLTQKISWSRINPFPHHTFLWEGIDGTRIFTHFPPVDTYNCSMQGHEIAHAARNFKDKGRASRSLAPTGWGDGGGGTTREMIAKAARMADLEGSPRVVWESPADFFTAAEAEYENPPVWVGELYLELHRATLTSQAKTKQGNRRSEHLLREAELWAATAAVRDRREYPYAALDRLWKTVLLHQFHDILPGSSIAWVHREAERNYAEVAEELTAIIERAQWALGGERAGPNVFNAAPHAWRSVPAGAAAPERAGDPCTVTARAGGGFVLDNGLLRAEVDARGLVVSVVDPAGGRETVPAGSAANLLQLHQDYPNSWDAWDVDLFYRNRVTDLIAADSVVAEHDTGSVRIGRSFGSSTAEQTLTLPAGARSLHIETTVDWHETEKFLKLAFPLDIHADRYAAETQFGHLFRPTHTNTSWEYAKFEACNHRFVHFAEPGWGVGLVNDSTYGHDVTRTVRADGGTTTTVRASLLRAPRFPDPETDHGVHRFRHALLPGGSLGDAVREGYRINLAPSRPAVAEAVEPLFSVDNDAVVTSAVKLADDGSGDVVLRVYEAHGGRATALISPGFDTTGFRTCDLLERPVPEDISATAADAGVRLRLRPFQLVTLRFTRAPGAAAG is encoded by the coding sequence ATGCACGATGACCGCCGGCTGATCGAGGATCGCCTCCACCGTGTTCTCCCCGAGCGGATCGTCCCGGCGATCTATCCCGAATCCGTGCCGATGGCCGCATCCCTCTGGGTCGCGCCCGACGAACCGGTGCCGGTCGCCGAGGGCCTGGCCGCGCCCCGGACCCCCGTCGAGCCCGGTGCCGCGTGGGGAGCACCGTGGGGAACCAGCTGGCTCACGGTGGAAGGGACGGTTCCGGCCGCGTGGGCCGGGCGAACCGTCGAGGCGATCGTCGACCTGGGCTTCGACCGCAACATGCCGGGCTTCCAGTGCGAGGGTCTGGTGTATCGGCCGGACGGGTCGCCGGTCAAGGGTCTGCAACCGCGCAACCAGTGGGTGCGGGTGGCCGCCCCCGCGGCGGGCGGCGAACGGGTCGTCCTGCACGTCGAGGCCGCGTCGAACCCGATCATTCCCTTCTTCACGCCGAATCCGCTGGGAGACAAGCCGACCGCCGGCGACCGACCGCAATACCGCCTCGGGCGACTGGATCTCGCGGTCTTCGACGATCGGGTCTGGCACCTGGTGCAGGACCTCGAGGTGCTCGGCGAGCTGATGCACGAACTGCCCGAGGACTCCGGCCGCCGCCACGACATCACCCGGGCGATCGACAGCGCGCTCGACGCCGTCGATCTCCAGGATGTGAACGGCACCGCCGCGGCGGCGCGCGCCTGCCTGGCCGAGGTGCTGGCCCGGCCCGCGGCGCCGTCGGCGCATGCGATCTCCGCGGTCGGGCACGCGCACATCGACACGGCATGGTTGTGGCCGCTGCGCGAGACGGTGCGCAAGGTCGCCCGCACCGCCGCCAATATGACCGCGCTGCTGGACGACGAGCCCGAGTTCGTCTACGCGATGTCCCAAGCGGCACAATACGATTTCCTGAAACAGCATCGTCCCGAGGTGTACGAGCGGGTGCGCAAGGCGGTGTCGGACGGCCGGTTCCTGCCCGCCGGCGGCATGTGGGTGGAGTCGGATACGAATATGCCGGGCTCCGAGGCGATGGCGCGGCAGTTCGTGCACGGCAAGCGGTTCTTCCTGGCGGAGTTCGGCATCGAGAACCGCGAGGCCTGGCTGCCCGACACGTTCGGATTCGCCGCCGGGCTGCCCCAGATCATCAAGGCCGCCGGGTCGGACCGGCTGCTGACACAGAAGATCTCGTGGAGCCGGATCAACCCGTTTCCGCACCACACCTTCCTGTGGGAGGGGATCGACGGCACCCGGATCTTCACCCACTTCCCACCGGTCGACACCTATAACTGCTCGATGCAGGGACACGAGATCGCGCACGCCGCACGGAATTTCAAGGACAAGGGCCGCGCCTCGCGATCGCTGGCGCCGACCGGCTGGGGCGACGGCGGCGGCGGGACGACGCGGGAGATGATCGCCAAGGCCGCCCGGATGGCCGATCTGGAGGGCTCGCCGCGGGTGGTGTGGGAATCGCCCGCAGACTTCTTCACCGCGGCCGAGGCGGAGTACGAGAATCCGCCGGTGTGGGTGGGCGAGCTGTACCTGGAATTGCATCGGGCGACGCTGACCAGCCAGGCGAAGACGAAACAGGGCAACCGGCGCAGCGAGCATCTGCTGCGCGAGGCCGAGCTGTGGGCCGCGACGGCGGCGGTGCGCGACCGCCGCGAGTATCCGTACGCGGCCCTGGACCGCCTCTGGAAAACCGTGCTGCTGCACCAGTTCCACGACATCCTGCCGGGGTCGTCGATCGCCTGGGTGCATCGCGAGGCGGAGCGGAACTACGCCGAGGTGGCCGAGGAGCTGACGGCGATCATCGAGCGGGCCCAGTGGGCGCTCGGCGGTGAGCGGGCCGGGCCGAACGTCTTCAATGCGGCGCCGCATGCGTGGCGGTCCGTTCCGGCGGGTGCGGCCGCGCCGGAACGGGCCGGCGACCCGTGCACCGTCACCGCACGGGCGGGCGGTGGATTCGTGCTCGACAACGGGCTGCTTCGGGCCGAGGTGGACGCGCGGGGCCTGGTCGTCTCGGTGGTCGACCCGGCGGGCGGGCGCGAGACGGTGCCGGCCGGCTCGGCCGCGAATCTGCTCCAGCTGCACCAGGACTACCCGAACTCGTGGGATGCCTGGGATGTCGATCTGTTCTACCGGAACCGGGTCACCGATCTGATCGCCGCCGACTCCGTTGTCGCGGAGCATGATACGGGCTCCGTGCGGATCGGGCGGTCGTTCGGGTCCTCGACGGCCGAACAGACGCTGACGCTGCCGGCGGGTGCGCGGAGCCTGCACATCGAGACCACCGTCGACTGGCACGAGACCGAGAAATTCCTCAAACTCGCCTTCCCCCTGGACATTCACGCCGATCGCTACGCCGCCGAGACCCAGTTCGGGCATCTGTTCCGGCCCACGCACACCAACACCAGCTGGGAGTACGCGAAGTTCGAGGCCTGCAACCATCGGTTCGTCCACTTCGCCGAGCCGGGGTGGGGTGTGGGGCTGGTCAACGACTCCACCTACGGGCACGACGTCACCCGCACCGTCCGGGCCGACGGCGGGACGACCACGACGGTGCGGGCGTCGCTGCTGCGGGCACCGCGGTTTCCCGATCCCGAGACCGATCACGGCGTCCACCGGTTCCGGCATGCCCTGCTGCCGGGCGGCTCGCTCGGGGACGCGGTGCGCGAGGGCTACCGGATCAACCTCGCGCCGTCGCGACCGGCCGTCGCCGAGGCGGTCGAACCCCTGTTCTCGGTCGACAACGATGCGGTGGTCACCAGCGCGGTCAAGCTCGCCGACGACGGCAGCGGCGATGTCGTCCTCCGGGTCTACGAGGCGCACGGCGGGCGAGCCACCGCGTTGATTTCCCCCGGCTTCGACACCACCGGCTTCCGGACCTGCGATCTGCTGGAGCGACCGGTACCGGAGGATATCTCGGCGACCGCGGCGGACGCGGGAGTTCGCCTGCGCCTGCGGCCCTTCCAGCTCGTCACGCTCCGGTTCACCCGTGCTCCGGGCGCCGCGGCCGGGTGA
- a CDS encoding DUF302 domain-containing protein, whose amino-acid sequence MTYDVSVCRTPPQTVLRVPWGIRPDRLGEDLSIGLRELTRISGKAGLTVCGAPTITFHDDWPPERAIVVDLGAPVETAPNLGPDSGGEVVVTAGSLIARTSHRGGYDRLATAHQALRDWIEAGGYRQVGPPTEVYLVGPEEVTDPRRLLTEIRIPVAPSPALVARLDAPFDVVVARTREALRRQGFGVLSEIDVRAVLRDKAGEPIEDYLILGACHPRLACDALNADRRAGLLLPCNVIVRAAGAGTLVEAVDPEVLSGVLPHPDLERVAAEARRLLTDALAELSGAPR is encoded by the coding sequence ATGACCTACGACGTGTCGGTGTGCCGGACGCCCCCGCAGACGGTATTGCGGGTGCCCTGGGGCATCCGGCCGGACCGGTTGGGGGAGGATCTCTCCATCGGGCTGCGCGAGCTGACCCGAATCTCGGGGAAGGCCGGGCTGACCGTCTGCGGCGCCCCGACCATCACCTTCCACGACGACTGGCCGCCGGAGCGGGCGATCGTCGTCGACCTCGGCGCACCGGTGGAGACCGCGCCGAACCTGGGGCCGGATTCCGGCGGCGAGGTCGTCGTCACGGCCGGATCGCTGATCGCGCGGACCAGCCACCGCGGCGGCTACGACCGGCTCGCCACCGCCCATCAGGCCCTGCGGGACTGGATCGAGGCCGGCGGCTACCGGCAGGTCGGGCCGCCGACCGAGGTGTATCTGGTCGGGCCCGAGGAGGTTACCGACCCGCGCCGGCTGCTGACCGAGATCCGCATCCCCGTCGCCCCGAGCCCCGCCCTCGTGGCGCGTCTCGACGCACCCTTCGACGTGGTGGTCGCGCGCACGCGGGAAGCGTTGCGGCGGCAGGGGTTCGGTGTCCTCAGCGAGATCGACGTGCGGGCGGTGCTGCGGGACAAGGCGGGTGAGCCGATCGAGGATTACCTGATCCTCGGCGCCTGTCACCCGCGGCTGGCCTGCGACGCCCTGAACGCCGACCGCCGCGCGGGACTGCTGTTGCCGTGCAACGTGATCGTGCGCGCGGCCGGCGCCGGCACGCTCGTCGAGGCCGTCGATCCCGAGGTGCTGAGCGGCGTGCTGCCGCATCCCGACCTCGAGCGAGTGGCGGCCGAGGCGCGCCGGCTGCTGACGGACGCGCTCGCCGAGTTGAGCGGCGCCCCTCGGTAG
- a CDS encoding nitroreductase family protein, producing MLRAFEEAFHDHAEDPGYGAEPALWSARHADPAGVPARNAVVVVDATVRPFSNPVLSQAVVRDIGATDRMLVLSTTGDDRVSWLRAGEAASAVLLTATTLGLATCALTEPLESPGIRDRIRTDVLDDSGFPQLIVRMGWAANGSRPVPAPRRSLEDVLRPL from the coding sequence TTGCTGCGAGCGTTCGAGGAGGCGTTCCACGACCACGCCGAGGACCCCGGGTACGGGGCGGAACCGGCGTTGTGGAGCGCGCGGCATGCCGATCCGGCGGGTGTGCCCGCCCGCAACGCGGTGGTCGTCGTCGACGCGACGGTGCGGCCGTTCTCGAATCCCGTTCTGTCGCAAGCGGTCGTCCGGGACATCGGTGCCACCGACCGGATGCTGGTGCTGAGCACGACCGGCGACGACCGGGTGTCGTGGCTGCGGGCCGGCGAGGCCGCGAGCGCGGTGCTGCTGACCGCGACCACGCTCGGCCTGGCCACCTGTGCGCTGACCGAACCGCTGGAGTCGCCGGGCATCCGGGACCGGATCCGCACGGATGTGCTCGACGACAGCGGATTTCCGCAGTTGATCGTCCGGATGGGCTGGGCCGCGAACGGTTCCAGGCCCGTCCCGGCCCCCCGGCGGTCCCTCGAGGATGTGCTACGGCCCCTGTGA
- a CDS encoding AarF/ABC1/UbiB kinase family protein, with product MTAGALDAEPVTESAAPQPPLEKFGFSEFRRTAVIGTVLGASVSRRVVRGGLRRARRRRAVADGMVDGFESLGPMFVKLGQLIASSPASFPRELADACLRCLDDVPPFPGVAARAIVEADLGRPIDELFREFDDEPLSAASVAQVHGCVLADGRPAVVKVQRPDIARRMIVDLRAAYRLAGQLQKRSENARVANAEGVVRDLYETTVAELDFRNEADNQTRVRGHLRAFGDNTNIVVPEVYWDYCGPRVLCMERMRGMPLDRFDDIRAVHPDPELLIRRLVKAWVESVVVHGLFHGDVHAGNLWLLDDGRAAMLDFGIVGKMTPQWRAFVGALFHASAIDGDFRPVARALRELDLVGSDSGDDATVGRQLATALAPVLSGKLAQLDMGKVAARLVEFGKRRGAAGPEQLILMGKQLGYFERYAVALAPGWRLGQDLYLFRNIFPDEVAAKAAERGVDLPAD from the coding sequence GTGACGGCGGGCGCGCTGGACGCCGAGCCGGTGACCGAGTCGGCCGCGCCGCAGCCGCCGCTGGAGAAGTTCGGCTTCTCCGAATTCCGGCGCACGGCCGTGATCGGGACCGTGCTCGGCGCGTCGGTGAGCCGCCGGGTGGTGCGCGGCGGCCTGCGCCGGGCGCGGCGCCGGCGGGCGGTGGCCGACGGGATGGTCGACGGTTTCGAGTCGCTGGGCCCGATGTTCGTCAAGCTCGGCCAGCTGATCGCGTCGTCCCCGGCGTCGTTCCCCCGCGAGCTGGCCGATGCCTGCCTGCGCTGCCTCGACGACGTGCCGCCGTTCCCGGGCGTGGCCGCCCGCGCCATCGTCGAGGCCGATCTGGGCCGGCCGATCGACGAGCTGTTCCGCGAATTCGACGACGAGCCGCTGTCGGCGGCGTCGGTCGCGCAGGTGCACGGCTGCGTGCTGGCCGACGGGCGCCCGGCCGTGGTGAAGGTGCAGCGTCCCGATATCGCGCGCCGGATGATCGTGGACCTGCGCGCGGCGTACCGGCTGGCCGGGCAGTTGCAGAAGCGCTCGGAGAACGCGCGGGTCGCCAACGCCGAGGGCGTGGTGCGCGATCTGTACGAGACCACGGTCGCCGAGCTGGACTTCCGCAACGAGGCCGACAACCAGACCCGGGTCCGCGGCCACCTGCGGGCATTCGGCGACAATACGAATATCGTTGTGCCCGAGGTGTATTGGGACTACTGCGGGCCGCGGGTGCTGTGCATGGAGCGGATGCGGGGGATGCCGCTGGATCGCTTCGACGACATCCGCGCCGTGCACCCCGATCCGGAGCTGCTGATCCGGCGGCTGGTCAAGGCGTGGGTGGAAAGCGTTGTGGTGCACGGGCTGTTCCACGGCGACGTGCACGCCGGCAACCTGTGGCTGCTCGACGACGGCCGCGCCGCCATGCTCGATTTCGGCATCGTCGGGAAGATGACGCCGCAGTGGCGCGCGTTCGTCGGGGCGCTGTTCCACGCCAGCGCGATCGACGGCGACTTCCGCCCGGTCGCCCGGGCGCTGCGCGAACTCGACCTGGTGGGCAGCGATTCCGGCGACGACGCCACCGTCGGCCGCCAGCTGGCGACCGCCCTGGCCCCGGTGCTGTCGGGCAAGCTCGCGCAGCTGGACATGGGCAAGGTGGCCGCCCGCCTGGTCGAATTCGGGAAGCGGCGCGGCGCGGCCGGCCCGGAACAGCTCATCCTGATGGGCAAGCAGCTCGGCTACTTCGAGCGGTACGCGGTGGCCCTGGCCCCCGGCTGGCGCCTCGGGCAGGATCTCTACCTGTTCCGCAACATCTTCCCGGACGAGGTGGCGGCGAAGGCGGCCGAGCGGGGCGTGGACCTGCCCGCGGACTGA
- a CDS encoding triacylglycerol lipase produces the protein MRRNTRRRPLSAAVLVGVSLLAVGFGSVGAGADPAEQQAPTAQQLADLIGQGLKDPAAHPIADTGSAGSGSSCNSGSGAGSGNGSGDCYGGSGSSSGSSGGHSSDTVGYGPPSTSFLAAFGQALLNPNMAPPGSNDWNCKPTAEHPEPVVLIHGTWENAYDNFAYVSQPIHDAGHCVFTFNYGRSNLLEGGGLGSVLPGANGTGLIQDSAKQIATFVDRVLAATGAQKVNIVGHSQGGAVSRQYLKFEGGASEVHHLMTFGATNHGTTLDGIGALGRAINNFGIDVLGLIEIFVGHSGIQQTVGSDFVNQLNAGGDTVPGVDYTVVGTRYDEVTTPYDLTFLTPGPGATVRNITLQDGCEQDLSDHLTLMYSPRVLSIILNTLDPGQPVQCTFNPWLVGGGGKL, from the coding sequence ATGAGACGAAATACCCGCCGCAGGCCGTTGAGCGCCGCGGTTCTCGTGGGAGTCTCGCTGTTGGCAGTGGGTTTCGGCAGCGTGGGCGCCGGCGCCGATCCGGCCGAGCAGCAGGCGCCGACCGCGCAGCAACTGGCCGATCTGATCGGGCAGGGACTGAAGGATCCGGCCGCACATCCGATCGCCGACACGGGTAGCGCGGGGTCCGGGTCGTCGTGCAATTCGGGCAGCGGCGCCGGATCGGGCAACGGATCCGGTGACTGCTACGGCGGATCGGGATCGAGTTCGGGCTCGTCCGGAGGGCACTCCTCGGACACCGTCGGCTACGGCCCGCCCTCCACATCCTTCCTGGCGGCATTCGGCCAGGCCCTGTTGAATCCGAACATGGCGCCGCCGGGTTCCAACGACTGGAACTGCAAGCCGACCGCCGAACACCCGGAACCGGTGGTGCTGATCCACGGCACCTGGGAGAACGCGTACGACAACTTCGCGTACGTCTCCCAGCCCATCCACGACGCCGGCCACTGCGTATTCACGTTCAACTACGGCCGGTCCAACCTGCTCGAGGGCGGCGGGCTCGGCTCGGTCCTGCCCGGGGCCAACGGCACCGGTCTCATTCAGGATTCGGCGAAGCAGATCGCCACCTTCGTGGACCGGGTGCTCGCGGCGACCGGCGCGCAGAAGGTGAACATCGTCGGGCATTCGCAGGGCGGCGCCGTCTCGCGGCAGTACCTGAAGTTCGAGGGCGGCGCGTCCGAGGTGCACCACCTGATGACCTTCGGCGCCACCAACCACGGCACCACGCTGGACGGCATCGGTGCGCTGGGCCGCGCGATCAACAATTTCGGCATCGACGTGCTGGGGTTGATCGAGATCTTCGTGGGCCACTCGGGCATTCAGCAGACGGTGGGCTCGGACTTCGTCAACCAGCTCAACGCCGGCGGCGACACCGTGCCCGGGGTGGACTACACGGTGGTCGGCACCCGGTACGACGAGGTGACGACGCCCTACGATCTGACCTTCCTGACGCCCGGGCCGGGCGCGACCGTCCGCAACATCACGCTGCAGGACGGCTGCGAGCAGGATCTGTCGGATCACCTGACGCTGATGTACTCGCCGCGGGTGCTGTCGATCATCCTGAACACGCTGGATCCGGGGCAGCCGGTGCAGTGCACCTTCAATCCCTGGCTGGTGGGCGGCGGCGGCAAGCTCTGA